One genomic segment of Belonocnema kinseyi isolate 2016_QV_RU_SX_M_011 chromosome 2, B_treatae_v1, whole genome shotgun sequence includes these proteins:
- the LOC117182625 gene encoding uncharacterized protein LOC117182625: MPSLPLDKSQFQIPQGVIPADPEFYKPVDIDLLIGAEFFYQLLRSGQVQIKGQLAVYQETLLGWIIAGRISKPRFSKSTSKVTCNLIKFLELPILWELGADSSSNVKSSEELACETHFEKNIQKTKDAFQRLHSLERKFEKDPFLKEQYTECIHGYLKDLHMTQVPDHEPIDHVFYLPHHAVVITSSLTRRVRVVFDGSAKTCSGFALNDSLMIGPTIQEDLFSIITRFRCVRYALTVDIEQMYSLNTVTFETACAPFLAIGTLHQLAEDERESFPIAFAVLKRDFYVDDLLTGTQTFEEAINLRNDLISLLKRGGFNLRKWGTNDPELTQHFSTENAKTFMSLNSTESIKALGIHWDAANDYIFYTVNFPNSKELFTKRSILLQISKLFDPLGLLSPVVVLEKIFIQLLWKIQLTWDSPVLEDIQDFWIKYKEQLQLLSKVKFSRFISTPDTAEIQLHGFCDASENAYRACLYLRSTDRQGRHRSVLISSKSRVAPLNANSLPRLELCAANLLVKLYTVTFKTFPFLLKTFVANRVAEIQAASRSQDWRHGPHWLSHDSSTWPQLPFHEKEIPETKTPSTYCLRFIHNLKIKDKTDKRIGNISTEEYKIAFQKVIKITQAEAFPKELHLLSQKSPVNSKSSLRNLNPFLESGLLNFGGRLTHADLPESQIHPIILPKNHPITKLLIREEREKLMHAGINATLYSVRETECIMGNLPQNRVSFSRPFVNVGVDYCGPFFIKERRHRNVTKVKTYVADFVCQATKAVNLELACYLTTGAFLACLKRFFARRGRSQSISSDNATNFVGANKELRELYKTIQFFENDKEIQSFFVKNGISWHFIPPRAPHFGGLWEAVVALETLDTPSVRANYPHAHFNLTRTDAVTTKQKAQAWEKISQDFDVKGISPELRSANKFKVLWNNLKRNARKHFSNFHQETFKPGKENCGGSNPLKVAPLAMQVEEIIGTEHPRSEGVVPLEFNNSEDKEKSCVADLLYYKDSRRNFFRLQQYAAAITAQREQVRLNKIVLGRKIKKTSNERYRKRFEEVEALIQAELKYINVLKREAEKKAKLEKEI; this comes from the exons ATGCCCTCTCTACCCCTCGATAAAAGTCAATTTCAAATTCCGCAAGGTGTTATTCCAGCTGATCCCGAATTTTACAAACCAGTTGATATAGACCTTCTAATAGGGGCAGAGTTCTTCTATCAACTATTACGTTCAGGTCAAGTTCAAATTAAAGGGCAACTAGCAGTGTATCAAGAAACTCTACTCGGTTGGATCATTGCTGGTCGTATTTCAAAGCCTCGTTTTTCCAAATCGACATCTAAGGTCacttgtaatttaattaaatttctagagcTGCCTATTCTCTGGGAATTAGGAGCAGATTCAAGCTCAAATGTTAAATCAAGCGAAGAATTAGCCTGCGAAacacattttgagaaaaatatacaaaaaaccaAGGATG CCTTTCAACGTCTTCATTCCCTTGAGCGAAAATTTGAGAAAGATCCCTTTCTCAAAGAACAATACACCGAATGTATTCACGGGTATCTCAAAGATTTACACATGACTCAGGTTCCAGATCATGAACCGATCGATCACGTTTTCTACCTTCCACATCATGCAGTGGTAATAACATCTAGTCTCACCAGAAGGGTTCGGGTCGTATTTGACGGGTCTGCTAAAACATGTTCCGGCTTCGCCTTAAATGACTCTTTAATGATTGGTCCAACCATACAGGAagatttgttttcaataattacacGCTTTCGATGTGTTCGTTACGCTCTTACTGTTGACATTGAGCAGATGTATAG CCTAAATACAGTGACTTTTGAAACTGCTTGCGCTCCATTTCTCGCGATTGGGACCCTTCATCAGTTAGCCGAGGACGAACGTGAATCATTTCCAATAGCATTCGCAGTATTGAAACGAGATTTCTATGTAGATGACCTTCTCACAGGTACACAGACTTTCGAAGAAGCTATCAACCTTCGAAATGATTTAATCAGTCTTCTCAAGAGAGGCGGTTTTAATTTGCGGAAATGGGGTACAAACGATCCTGAATTAACACaacatttttctacagaaaatgcgAAGACTTTCATGTCCTTAAACTCTACTGAAAGTATAAAGGCTTTAGGGATCCATTGGGATGCggcaaatgattatattttttatacagtaaattttcctaattcaaaAGAGCTATTCACAAAGCGCtccattttattgcaaatttcaaagcttttcgaCCCATTAGGTCTACTCAGTCCAGTCGtcgttttagaaaaaatcttcatCCAACTactttggaaaattcaacttacgTGGGACAGTCCTGTacttgaagacattcaagatttttGGATCAAGTATAAAGAACAATTGCAGCTTCTCAGTAAGGTAAAGTTTAGTCGCTTCATCTCAACTCCAGACACAGCGGAAATCCAATTGCATGGATTCTGCGATGCCAGTGAAAATGCATACAGGGCCTGCCTTTACTTGAGATCTACTGATCGGCAGGGCAGGCATCGCAGTGTTCTGATTTCTTCCAAATCTCGAGTCGCTCCTTTAAATGCGAACTCCTTACCTAGGCTTGAATTATGCGCAGCCAATCTTCTAGTGAAATTGTACACTGTTACATTTAAGACatttccatttcttttaaaaacttttgtggCAAACAGAGTTGCTGAAATTCAGGCAGCATCTCGCTCTCAAGATTGGCGTCAC GGCCCTCATTGGTTAAGTCATGATTCCAGCACCTGGCCTCAATTGCCCTTCCATGAAAAGGAAATTCCGGAAACTAAAACTCCCTCAACTTACTGTCTTAGAttcattcataatttaaaaatcaaggacAAAACTGAcaaaagaattggaaatatttccACAGAAGAATATAAAATCgcctttcaaaaagtaattaaaattacacAAGCAGAAGCCTTTCCAAAGGAATTACATTTATTGTCTCAAAAATCACCAGTCAATTCAAAAAGCAGCCTTCGAAATTTGAACCCTTTTCTCGAATCCGGTCTTCTCAACTTCGGAGGTAGACTAACTCACGCTGATCTACCGGAATCTCAAATACACCCCATAATCCTTCCAAAAAATCATCCTATCACAAAACTATTAATCCGCGAAGAACGCGAAAAGCTGATGCATGCTGGTATCAACGCAACGTTGTATAGCGTACGCGAAACTGAATGTATTATGGGGAATTTGCCACAAAATAGAGTGTCATTCTCTCGACCATTTGTTAATGTAGGTGTGGATTATTGTGGAcccttttttatcaaagaaagacgTCACAGGAATGTCACGAAGGTCAAAACTTATGTCGCCGATTTTGTATGCCAGGCCACTAAGGCAGTTAATTTAGAGTTGGCCTGCTACTTGACGACCGGAGCCTTTCTGGCTTGTTTGAAACGATTTTTTGCTCGTCGAGGAAGATCGCAGTCTATATCCTCAGATAACGCTACTAATTTTGTGGGCGCGAATAAAGAATTGCGCGAACTTTATAAAACgatccaattttttgaaaatgacaaagAAATACAAtcgtttttcgtcaaaaatgggATTTCCTGGCATTTTATTCCACCCAGAGCTCCCCACTTTGGAGGTCTATGGGAAGCTgtg GTAGCTTTAGAAACTCTCGACACACCTTCTGTAAGAGCAAATTACCCCCACGCGCACTTCAACTTGACGAG GACAGATGCTGTTACCACCAAACAAAAAGCTCAGGCTTGGGAGAAAATTTCCCAAGATTTCGACGTGAAGGGAATTTCTCCGGAACTTCGTTCCGccaacaaatttaaagttttgtggAACAATCTGAAACGAAATGCCCGGAAGCATTTCAgcaattttcatcaagaaacttTTAAACCCGGTAAAGAAAATT GTGGTGGAAGCAATCCTTTAAAAGTAGCTCCTCTTGCAATGCAAGTTGAAGAAATAATTG GCACTGAACATCCTCGATCAGAAGGAGTGGTCCCACTGGAATTCAACAATTCTGAAGACAAAGAAAAGTCCTGCGTTGCAGATTTGCTCTACTACAAAGATTCAAGGAGGAACTTCTTCAGACTACAACAATACGCAGCAGCTATTACTGCACAAAGGGAGCAGGTTCGCTTGAACAAGATTGTGCTTgggcgaaaaataaaaaagacaagcaACGAAAGATATAGAAAACGCTTTGAGGAAGTTGAAGCCCTAATTCAAGCAGAATTAAAGTACATCAACGTATTAAAAAGAGAAGCTGAGAAAAAAGCTAAACTGGAGAAggag ATTTAA